The following proteins are co-located in the Pectinophora gossypiella chromosome 7, ilPecGoss1.1, whole genome shotgun sequence genome:
- the LOC126368212 gene encoding neuromedin-U receptor 1-like isoform X2, translated as MSNQTEILEEFTVVLWSQLLQEALKEESRWALIVFITSMFIIFIVSIIGNLLSCIVIYYDRTMHTATNYYLLNLAVSDLIVTFAILLEIHEHLSDAYTFGSLACKIHFFLIVLLWNSSILTMTALAIERYIAIWHPLVLKSTPVWRRVMKILVLIWVMAIAASLPEVWTVCLVKTQKSSVCFIVPTKFARILNGVLALVMFVLPLGIMMFVYGMIAVKVSLMEKTTKRNKIFNHRDNRSKVNKLIALTLSFVVCWLPFFSLRVLFFVCNIRQLMRLPQWVGAVYKVVSFNSWFGVVLNPVLFSLKSTKFRKALKALWAAKFKKKHQQLPKSTTVISAGY; from the exons ATGTCTAACCAGACGGAAATTCTGGAAGAGTTTACGGTAGTTCTTTGGTCACAGTTATTACAGGAAGCGTTGAAAGAGGAATCGCGTTGGGCCCTTATTGTTTTCATTACCTccatgtttataatttttatcgtCAGCATTATAGGAAACCTCCTATCCTGCATCGTGATATATTACGACAGAACCATGCACACTGCTACCAACTATTACCTTCTCAACTTAGCAGTGTCAGATCTCATAGTGACCTTTGCAATTTTGCTTGAAATTCATGAGCATTTAAGTGACGCATACACGTTTGGGAGTCTGGCCTGCAAGATACATTTCTTTTTGATAGTTTTGTTGTGGAATAGCAGTATTCTAACGATGACGGCGTTAGCTATCGAACGGTACATTGCAATATGGCATCCTTTAGTTTTGAAATCAACCCCAGTATGGAGACGGGTGATGAAGATACTTGTGCTGATTTGGGTGATGGCGATAGCAGCATCATTGCCGGAGGTTTGGACGGTGTGCTTGGTGAAAACCCAGAAGTCGTCAGTGTGCTTTATAGTACCCACGAAGTTTGCTCGAATACTGAACGGGGTACTAGCCCTAGTTATGTTTGTGCTGCCGTTGGGAATCATGATGTTCGTGTATGGTATGATCGCTGTCAAGGTCAGCCTGATGGAGAAGACCACGAAACGCAACAAGATTTTCAACCATCGAGACAACAGGAGCAAAGTTAATAAACTTATCG CGCTGACGCTGTCGTTCGTGGTGTGCTGGCTGCCGTTCTTCTCGCTCCGGGTTCTGTTCTTCGTGTGCAACATCCGACAACTCATGCGACTGCCTCAG TGGGTTGGAGCGGTGTACAAAGTTGTATCCTTCAACTCGTGGTTTGGCGTGGTGCTGAACCCAGTGCTTTTCAGTCTTAAATCCACTAAGTTCCGGAAGGCACTTAAG gCATTATGGgcagccaagttcaagaaaaaACATCAACAACTACCAAAATCCACTACAGTTATATCTGCAGGATATTGA
- the LOC126368212 gene encoding tyramine receptor 1-like isoform X5 yields MIRIALTLSFVVCWLPFFSLRVLFFVCNIRQLMRLPQWVGAVYKVVSFNSWFGVVLNPVLFSLKSTKFRKALKALWAAKFKKKHQQLPKSTTVISAGY; encoded by the exons ATGATTAGAATAG CGCTGACGCTGTCGTTCGTGGTGTGCTGGCTGCCGTTCTTCTCGCTCCGGGTTCTGTTCTTCGTGTGCAACATCCGACAACTCATGCGACTGCCTCAG TGGGTTGGAGCGGTGTACAAAGTTGTATCCTTCAACTCGTGGTTTGGCGTGGTGCTGAACCCAGTGCTTTTCAGTCTTAAATCCACTAAGTTCCGGAAGGCACTTAAG gCATTATGGgcagccaagttcaagaaaaaACATCAACAACTACCAAAATCCACTACAGTTATATCTGCAGGATATTGA
- the LOC126368212 gene encoding neuromedin-U receptor 1-like isoform X1, whose product MSNQTEILEEFTVVLWSQLLQEALKEESRWALIVFITSMFIIFIVSIIGNLLSCIVIYYDRTMHTATNYYLLNLAVSDLIVTFAILLEIHEHLSDAYTFGSLACKIHFFLIVLLWNSSILTMTALAIERYIAIWHPLVLKSTPVWRRVMKILVLIWVMAIAASLPEVWTVCLVKTQKSSVCFIVPTKFARILNGVLALVMFVLPLGIMMFVYGMIAVKVSLMEKTTKRNKIFNHRDNRSKVNKLIVALTLSFVVCWLPFFSLRVLFFVCNIRQLMRLPQWVGAVYKVVSFNSWFGVVLNPVLFSLKSTKFRKALKALWAAKFKKKHQQLPKSTTVISAGY is encoded by the exons ATGTCTAACCAGACGGAAATTCTGGAAGAGTTTACGGTAGTTCTTTGGTCACAGTTATTACAGGAAGCGTTGAAAGAGGAATCGCGTTGGGCCCTTATTGTTTTCATTACCTccatgtttataatttttatcgtCAGCATTATAGGAAACCTCCTATCCTGCATCGTGATATATTACGACAGAACCATGCACACTGCTACCAACTATTACCTTCTCAACTTAGCAGTGTCAGATCTCATAGTGACCTTTGCAATTTTGCTTGAAATTCATGAGCATTTAAGTGACGCATACACGTTTGGGAGTCTGGCCTGCAAGATACATTTCTTTTTGATAGTTTTGTTGTGGAATAGCAGTATTCTAACGATGACGGCGTTAGCTATCGAACGGTACATTGCAATATGGCATCCTTTAGTTTTGAAATCAACCCCAGTATGGAGACGGGTGATGAAGATACTTGTGCTGATTTGGGTGATGGCGATAGCAGCATCATTGCCGGAGGTTTGGACGGTGTGCTTGGTGAAAACCCAGAAGTCGTCAGTGTGCTTTATAGTACCCACGAAGTTTGCTCGAATACTGAACGGGGTACTAGCCCTAGTTATGTTTGTGCTGCCGTTGGGAATCATGATGTTCGTGTATGGTATGATCGCTGTCAAGGTCAGCCTGATGGAGAAGACCACGAAACGCAACAAGATTTTCAACCATCGAGACAACAGGAGCAAAGTTAATAAACTTATCG TAGCGCTGACGCTGTCGTTCGTGGTGTGCTGGCTGCCGTTCTTCTCGCTCCGGGTTCTGTTCTTCGTGTGCAACATCCGACAACTCATGCGACTGCCTCAG TGGGTTGGAGCGGTGTACAAAGTTGTATCCTTCAACTCGTGGTTTGGCGTGGTGCTGAACCCAGTGCTTTTCAGTCTTAAATCCACTAAGTTCCGGAAGGCACTTAAG gCATTATGGgcagccaagttcaagaaaaaACATCAACAACTACCAAAATCCACTACAGTTATATCTGCAGGATATTGA
- the LOC126368212 gene encoding tyramine receptor 1-like isoform X4, with translation MIRIVALTLSFVVCWLPFFSLRVLFFVCNIRQLMRLPQWVGAVYKVVSFNSWFGVVLNPVLFSLKSTKFRKALKALWAAKFKKKHQQLPKSTTVISAGY, from the exons ATGATTAGAATAG TAGCGCTGACGCTGTCGTTCGTGGTGTGCTGGCTGCCGTTCTTCTCGCTCCGGGTTCTGTTCTTCGTGTGCAACATCCGACAACTCATGCGACTGCCTCAG TGGGTTGGAGCGGTGTACAAAGTTGTATCCTTCAACTCGTGGTTTGGCGTGGTGCTGAACCCAGTGCTTTTCAGTCTTAAATCCACTAAGTTCCGGAAGGCACTTAAG gCATTATGGgcagccaagttcaagaaaaaACATCAACAACTACCAAAATCCACTACAGTTATATCTGCAGGATATTGA
- the LOC126368212 gene encoding WW domain-containing oxidoreductase-like isoform X3: MIEYIFLVFISILIIATSLVLTRIYLKCTIKRCTSKVSMKGKVIIITGSNTGIGYHAAVDLARRGGRIILACRNIERVALTLSFVVCWLPFFSLRVLFFVCNIRQLMRLPQWVGAVYKVVSFNSWFGVVLNPVLFSLKSTKFRKALKALWAAKFKKKHQQLPKSTTVISAGY; encoded by the exons ATGATCGAATATATATTTCTCGTCTTTATATCAATCCTCATAATAGCCACTTCGCTAGTGTTGACGCGGATTTACTTAAAATGCACAATCAAACGATGCACTTCGAAGGTGTCCATGAAAGGAAAAGTGATCATAATAACCGGATCGAATACTGGAATAGGATACCATGCTGCTGTAGACTTAGCCAGAAGAGGAGGAAGGATCATACTTGCTTGCAGGAATATAGAAAGAG TAGCGCTGACGCTGTCGTTCGTGGTGTGCTGGCTGCCGTTCTTCTCGCTCCGGGTTCTGTTCTTCGTGTGCAACATCCGACAACTCATGCGACTGCCTCAG TGGGTTGGAGCGGTGTACAAAGTTGTATCCTTCAACTCGTGGTTTGGCGTGGTGCTGAACCCAGTGCTTTTCAGTCTTAAATCCACTAAGTTCCGGAAGGCACTTAAG gCATTATGGgcagccaagttcaagaaaaaACATCAACAACTACCAAAATCCACTACAGTTATATCTGCAGGATATTGA